The Populus alba chromosome 6, ASM523922v2, whole genome shotgun sequence genome contains a region encoding:
- the LOC118032638 gene encoding cuscuta receptor 1 isoform X1 encodes MGLNRFSSLAGTLMIYAMVLSQSWWSCHGCLDEERSALLRIHSSFNYSSGTFLQPWGKVADCCSWEGVDYNFTTGRVVELYLPGKREEGLGDLYLNVSLFRPFQELQHLDLRGNFIVGCVENEGFERLSGLDSLVFLDLGENKFDNSVLSSLGGLSSLKSLDIAYNQLKGSFNVTELDALINLERVNLAGNEIDKFVLSEDTRGFGNVSFISLSNSTSNGRALPFTLLESLMKFPYFRTLSLAKNNLEGSFGTTLDKDLASLASLKNLEELDLSLSTVDNSFLQTVRKITTLKSLRLNGCRLNGSIPKAQGLFQLKHLQNLDISGNDLSGALPWCLENLTSLQGLYLSSNNFIGDISFSPLTSLISIRDLSLSDNHFQIPISLSSFLNHSQLKYFVGSNNQIYVEELEEHNLAPKFQLEHLYLSGNGYGGAFSFPKFLLHQYSLQDIDFSNLKLRGGFPIWLLENNTNLYELHLVNNSLSGTFQLPIHPHQNLSELDISNNNFESHIPREIVSYFPSLTFLSMSYNHFSGRVPSSFDFLLYLQVLDLSNNNISGTLPSFFNSSDLMHVYLS; translated from the exons ATGGGTTTAAACAGGTTCTCTTCTTTAGCAGGGACACTGATGATTTATGCTATGGTTTTGTCACAAAGCTGGTGGTCATGTCACGGCTGTTTAGACGAAGAGAGAAGTGCTCTCTTGCGGATTCATAGCTCCTTTAATTACTCAAGCGGCACATTCCTTCAACCTTGGGGAAAAGTAGCCGACTGTTGTTCTTGGGAAGGCGTTGACTACAATTTCACTACAGGACGAGTTGTCGAACTTTATCTTCCAGGCAAAAGGGAAGAGGGATTGGGAGATTTGTACCTAAATGTCTCTTTGTTTCGTCCCTTCCAAGAACTGCAACATCTTGATTTAAGGGGAAATTTTATAGTTGGCTGTGTTGAGAATGAAG GTTTTGAAAGACTATCCGGACTTGACAGCTTGGTGTTTCTCGATTTAGGCGAAAACAAATTCGACAACAGCGTCCTTTCATCCCTTGGTGGGCTTTCATCTCTCAAATCCCTGGATATAGCGTACAACCAACTCAAAGGATCGTTCAATGTGACTG AGCTAGATGCTTTGATCAACTTAGAGAGAGTGAACCTAGCGGGAAACGAGATTGACAAATTTGTGTTATCCGAAG ATACTAGAGGTTTTGGAAATGTAAGCTTCATTTCATTATCTAATAGCACCTCAAATGGAAGAGCTCTTCCATTTACATTGCTGGAATCGTTGATGAAATTCCCATACTTCAGGACCCTTTCTTTGGCTAAGAATAATCTTGAAGGAAGTTTCGGAACAACATTAGATAAAG ACTTGGCTTCTCTGGCTTCTCTCAAGAATTTAGAAGAGTTGGATTTGAGTTTGTCCACTGTCGATAATAGCTTTCTGCAAACAGTCAGAAAGATTACTACTCTAAAGAGTTTAAGATTGAATGGCTGTCGACTCAATGGCTCCATCCCTAAAGCCCAAG GCCTATTTCAATTAAAGCATCTCCAAAATCTAGATATCAGCGGGAATGATCTCAGTGGTGCTTTGCCTTGGTGTTTGGAAAATTTGACATCCCTTCAAGGATTATATTTGTCTTCCAATAACTTTATTGGAGACATTTCCTTCTCTCCTCTTACAAGTCTCATATCTATCCGAGATTTATCACTTTCAGACAACCACTTTCAGATCCCCATCTCATTGAGCTCATTTCTCAACCATTCACAACTCAAGTATTTCGTTGGTAGCAATAACCaaatatatgttgaagaatTAGAGGAGCATAATTTGGCCCCAAAGTTCCAATTAGAGCATCTGTATTTATCTGGCAATGGATATGGTGGAGCATTTTCCTTTCCCAAATTCCTCCTCCATCAATACAGCCTCCAAGACATTGATTTTTCTAACCTGAAATTGAGGGGAGGGTTTCCTATTTGGTTGTTAGAGAACAACACAAACCTATATGAACTCCATTTGGTCAACAATTCTCTTTCAGGGACTTTTCAATTGCCAATTCATCCTCATCAGAATTTGTCTGAATTAGATATTTCTAACAATAACTTCGAAAGCCACATTCCTAGAGAAATAGTATCATATTTTCCAAGTTTAACATTTTTATCCATGTCTTATAACCATTTCAGTGGTCGCGTTCCCTCTTCATTTGACTTTCTGTTGTATCTTCAAGTTTTGGACCTCTCAAATAACAACATCTCTGGAACCTTACCATCTTTCTTTAACTCTTCAGACCTTATGCATGTTTATCTGTCATGA
- the LOC118032638 gene encoding cuscuta receptor 1 isoform X2 yields the protein MGLNRFSSLAGTLMIYAMVLSQSWWSCHGCLDEERSALLRIHSSFNYSSGTFLQPWGKVADCCSWEGVDYNFTTGRVVELYLPGKREEGLGDLYLNVSLFRPFQELQHLDLRGNFIVGCVENEGFERLSGLDSLVFLDLGENKFDNSVLSSLGGLSSLKSLDIAYNQLKGSFNVTELDALINLERVNLAGNEIDKFVLSEDTRGFGNVSFISLSNSTSNGRALPFTLLESLMKFPYFRTLSLAKNNLEGSFGTTLDKDLASLASLKNLEELDLSLSTVDNSFLQTVRKITTLKSLRLNGCRLNGSIPKAQGGPSSHHQVKR from the exons ATGGGTTTAAACAGGTTCTCTTCTTTAGCAGGGACACTGATGATTTATGCTATGGTTTTGTCACAAAGCTGGTGGTCATGTCACGGCTGTTTAGACGAAGAGAGAAGTGCTCTCTTGCGGATTCATAGCTCCTTTAATTACTCAAGCGGCACATTCCTTCAACCTTGGGGAAAAGTAGCCGACTGTTGTTCTTGGGAAGGCGTTGACTACAATTTCACTACAGGACGAGTTGTCGAACTTTATCTTCCAGGCAAAAGGGAAGAGGGATTGGGAGATTTGTACCTAAATGTCTCTTTGTTTCGTCCCTTCCAAGAACTGCAACATCTTGATTTAAGGGGAAATTTTATAGTTGGCTGTGTTGAGAATGAAG GTTTTGAAAGACTATCCGGACTTGACAGCTTGGTGTTTCTCGATTTAGGCGAAAACAAATTCGACAACAGCGTCCTTTCATCCCTTGGTGGGCTTTCATCTCTCAAATCCCTGGATATAGCGTACAACCAACTCAAAGGATCGTTCAATGTGACTG AGCTAGATGCTTTGATCAACTTAGAGAGAGTGAACCTAGCGGGAAACGAGATTGACAAATTTGTGTTATCCGAAG ATACTAGAGGTTTTGGAAATGTAAGCTTCATTTCATTATCTAATAGCACCTCAAATGGAAGAGCTCTTCCATTTACATTGCTGGAATCGTTGATGAAATTCCCATACTTCAGGACCCTTTCTTTGGCTAAGAATAATCTTGAAGGAAGTTTCGGAACAACATTAGATAAAG ACTTGGCTTCTCTGGCTTCTCTCAAGAATTTAGAAGAGTTGGATTTGAGTTTGTCCACTGTCGATAATAGCTTTCTGCAAACAGTCAGAAAGATTACTACTCTAAAGAGTTTAAGATTGAATGGCTGTCGACTCAATGGCTCCATCCCTAAAGCCCAAG